From a region of the Synchiropus splendidus isolate RoL2022-P1 chromosome 12, RoL_Sspl_1.0, whole genome shotgun sequence genome:
- the LOC128768233 gene encoding protein ABHD1-like, giving the protein MLLSHWELWKHYWDCVSRPDTVLICSLTAVLCYLWGRKSQAPALVCSKSFAGFLQQHCPVVCETFSPTAWCWGGRLQTLVYALIKSRPAVTYRNERIPTPDGGQVTLDWVDNDPSEAFPDPLTRPTVLILPGLTGNREQSYVRHTIHQATRHGYRCVVFTNRGFGGEELLTPLTFCASNTSDLECVVKHVKGHYPQAPLLGVGVSLGGMLLLNYLARKRSDSGMVAGFTISVPWDTHKSAESMEEPLNCFIFNKYLTNNLRRCVRRHRKVLEKVVDVDHVMKARTIREFDERFTSHLFGYKSCVDYYDDASPDKKLPNTTVPILCLNAADDPFSPQRAFPLTIVQNLPNVALLLTAHGGHIAFLEGFFPRGESFMERLLGQFIHAVFQHPRDIQAACSIKKE; this is encoded by the exons ATGCTGCTGTCTCACTGGGAACTGTGGAAGCATTACTGGGACTGTGTCTCCAGACCAGACACGGTGCTCATCTGCTCGCTCACGGCCGTGCTCTGCTACCTGTGGGGCCGCAAGAGTCAG GCGCCGGCTCTTGTATGCAGCAAGTCATTCGCTGGGTTTTTGCAACAGCACTGTCCCGTGGTCTGCGAGACCTTCAGTCCAACGGCGTGGTGCTGGGGCGGTCGACTTCAAACCCTCGTCTATGCTCTAATAAAGTCCAGACCTGCCGTCACATATCGCAA TGAGCGGATCCCTACCCCTGATGGTGGCCAGGTGACTCTGGACTGGGTGGACAACGACCCAAGCGAGGCCTTCCCAGACCCCCTCACCCGACCCACGGTGCTGATACTTCCGGGTCTGACTGGGAACAGGGAGCAGTCTTACGTGCGTCACACAATTCACCAGGCGACTCGTCACGGTTACAG ATGTGTCGTCTTCACCAACAGAGGGTTTGGTGGCGAGGAGCTTCTT ACGCCTCTCACCTTCTGTGCCTCCAACACTTCAGACTTGGAGTGTGTTGTCAAGCATGTGAAAGGACATTACCCACAAGCCCCGCTTCTTGGAGTTGGAGTGTCTTTAGGAGG GATGCTGCTGTTGAACTACTTGGCTCGGAAGCGCTCGGACTCGGGAATGGTGGCTGGATTCACCATCTCCGTGCCGTGGGACACGCACAAGTCGGCAGAGTCCATGGAGGAGCCGCTCAACTGCTTCATCTTTAACAAATACCTCACCAACAACTTGCGCCGATGCGTGCGCAG GCACCGGAAGGTTCTGGAAAAAGTTGTGGATGTCGATCACGTCATGAAG GCACGAACCATCCGGGAGTTCGACGAGCGCTTCACCTCCCATCTCTTTGGCTACAAGTCTTGTGTGGATTACTACGACGATGCCAGCCCAGACAAGAAACTCCCGAACACAACCGTCCCCATCTTATGTCTGAATGCAGCTGATGACCCATTCTCCCCGCAACGTG CGTTTCCTCTAACCATCGTCCAGAACCTGCCCAACGTGGCCTTGCTGCTGACGGCCCACGGGGGACACATCGCCTTCCTGGAGGGCTTCTTCCCGCGCGGAGAGAGTTTCATGGAGCGACTGCTCGGCCAGTTCATCCACGCCGTCTTCCAACACCCGCGTGACATCCAGGCAGCCTGCAGTATCAAGAAGGAGTAG
- the prkg3 gene encoding cGMP-dependent protein kinase 2 translates to MEKQLEELKKQLEKQCLVNRELQQKNKDLETRLQEKERLLKELQGQYPDFSSQPSNDEDPEVRTSRAAVIASEPIPETLEISRSRKNQSETSLIVKAIQKNDFLSRLDDEQIAMMVDLLVTSHYNPGQEVIKEGSEGDSMYIVAAGELHVTQSGRNLRTLSSGDVFGELAILYNCKRTATVKAKSDVRLWCMERQTYRTIITNKSKKKREQLMGFLKTSRTLKDLNDVQLSKIIDSMEEVKYQDKDVIVREGTEANTFYIILKGEVLVTKNVGGHQKQIRRMGKGEHFGEQALIREVLRTATCTADGPVTCFSIDKEVFEETIPIEHLELFDDSKMLQEAQVSEKSSPSSTLRFKDLVPVLYQEGRYQGDPVTLGVGGFGRVELMTTLNHGTYYAMKKVSKKHIVAKRQEEHMLFEKRILKVIQCDFIVRLHAAFKDTRYIYMVMEFCGGGEIWTKLKEVGRFDEPIAVFCTACVVEAYAYLHKKNIMYRDLKPENLMLDVRGYIKLVDFGFAKELVRGEKTYSFVGTPEYMAPEIIKNQGHDFAVDFWSLGILIYELLAGSPPFSSSEPQKIYAKILDGVLKFPPYMSEAAKSIISKLCRPRPGQRLGNTKNGIKDVRHHRWFGNINWHKLRVGQLDAPTVRLVRKGPCYINFDRFPLDQSKAEEEFSGWDRDF, encoded by the exons ATGGAGAAGcaactggaggagctgaagaagcaaCTGGAAAAACAATGTCTGGTGAACAgggagctgcagcagaaaaacaaagatctgG AGACACGCCTTCAGGAGAAGGAAAGGCTCCTGAAAGAGCTGCAGGGTCAGTATCCGGACTTTTCCTCTCAGCCCAGCAATGATGAGGATCCAGAGGTCAGGACCAGCAGAGCGGCTGTCATCGCCTCTGAGCCCATCCCGGAGACCCTGGAGATCAGCCGCTCCAGGAAGAACCAGAG TGAGACCAGTCTGATCGTCAAAGCCATTCAGAAGAACGACTTCCTGAGTCGCCTGGATGATGAGCAGATCGCCATGATGGTGGACCTCctggtcacctcccactacaacccAGGACAGGAGGTCATCAAGGAGGGATCTGAGGGAGACAGCATGTACATCGTAGCAG CCGGCGAGCTTCATGTGACTCAGTCGGGCCGCAACCTCAGAACACTGAGCAGTGGTGACGTTTTCGGAGAGCTGGCCATCCTGTACAACTGTAAACGCACAGCAACAGTCAAAG CAAAGAGCGACGTGCGGCTCTGGTGCATGGAGCGGCAGACCTATCgcaccatcatcaccaacaAGTCCAAGAAGAAGCGAGAGCAGCTCATGGGCTTCTTGAAGAC GTCGAGGACTCTGAAGGACCTCAACGACGTCCAGCTGTCAAAAATCATTGACTCCATGGAAGAG GTGAAATACCAAGACAAAGACGTCATTGTCCGCGAGGGAACCGAAGCAAACACTTTCTACATCATCCTGAAAGGAGAG GTCCTGGTGACCAAGAATGTGGGCGGACATCAGAAGCAGATTCGCAGGATGGGAAAGGGCGAGCATTTCGGGGAACAGGCCCTTATacg CGAAGTGTTGAGAACAGCCACATGCACCGCTGATGGACCCGTCACCTGCTTCTCCATCGATAAAGA AGTGTTTGAAGAAACAATTCCCATCGAGCATCTGGAGCTTTTTGATGA CTCCAAAATGCTGCAGGAGGCTCAGGTCTCTGAAAAGTCCAG TCCCAGCTCCACTTTGAGGTTCAAGGACTTGGTTCCAGTTCTGTACCAAGAGGGTCGGTATCAAGGAGATCCAGTCACCCTTGGAGTCGGAGGGTTCGGCCGCGTGGAGCTG ATGACCACACTGAATCATGGGACGTACTACGCCATGAAGAAGGTCAGCAAGAAGCACATCGTTGCtaagagacaggaggagcacaTGCTGTTTGAGAAGAGGATTCTGAAAGTGATCCAGTGTGACTTCATCGTCAG GCTCCATGCTGCCTTCAAAGACACTCGGTACATCTATATGGTGATGGAGTTCTGTGGCGGCGGAGAGATCTGGACCAAACTCAAGGAAGT AGGCCGGTTCGACGAGCCCATCGCTGTGTTCTGCACCGCGTGTGTAGTGGAAGCCTACGCCTACCTCCACAAGAAAAACATCATGTACAGAGACCTGAAGCCTGAGAACCTGATGCTGGACGTGAGGGGCTACATCAAACTG GTGGACTTCGGATTTGCCAAAGAGCTGGTGCGAGGCGAGAAGACCTACTCATTTGTCGGAACTCCCGAGTACATGGCGCCGGAGATCATCAAGAACCAGGGTCACGACTTTGCGGTGGACTTTTGGTCCCTTGGGATTCTGATCTACGAGCTGCTAGCTGGAAG CCCGCCCTTTTCGAGCTCCGAGCCCCAGAAGATCTATGCCAAGATTCTGGACGGGGTGTTGAAGTTCCCGCCCTATATGAGTGAAGCAGCCAAGTCCATCATCAGTAAACTGTGCAG ACCTCGTCCGGGTCAAAGGTTAGGAAACACGAAGAACGGCATCAAAGACGTGCGGCACCATCG GTGGTTCGGCAACATTAACTGGCACAAACTTCGAGTGGGTCAGTTGGACGCGCCCACCGTGCGCCTGGTTCGAAAG GGTCCCTGCTACATCAACTTCGACCGCTTCCCTCTGGACCAGtccaaggcagaggaggagtTCTCAGGGTGGGATCGTGACTTTTAA